From one Rhopalosiphum padi isolate XX-2018 chromosome 2, ASM2088224v1, whole genome shotgun sequence genomic stretch:
- the LOC132920098 gene encoding uncharacterized protein LOC132920098 isoform X1, translated as MTSERTKRRRVKEELESMQFDLNFSKLQKKRQHTYCKEVNVNDDFITNNLHNKYYEENISTPICNSYKQNIEENCFSPGTTFCNFPENNAAFNEPIETINECDLFKRNLCQWAVNFNINHNALDGLLVILKNVSTLSQLPKDSRSILDTRKMNETQCLTTINPGLYYHFGLKSAILEHFKFISTNNIDVIKIVIGIDGLPISKSSASQLWPILGYIRPFKNSVFPIGIYWGHEKPEDSNLYLKQFCVEAKELLTNGVNINGVIFKVLIDGFSLDAPAKSFVLKVKGHSGYDSCTRCIEEGEYLKNRSCFPYTASSEKKRTHDDYISMKYEEHHVGNTISILSDLPGVNIVDAFALDYMHLVCIGIMKKLIQLWMNKGPLNVRIPSSVVKIISDQLVSFKKSVPCDFSRKPRALNELPRFKATELRQILLYTGQVVFKDSINSNCYMHFMALNIAMTILLSDNMKKKYIHFARNLLKYFVQNFENLYGRHFISHNVHGLLHISDDYTNFGPIDNISAFPFENYMKSLKKIIKKHDKPLQQIIKRFYEQKNVNTPKNTNTEIIFKNEHTNGPMLNDLIAPQFKIVHLLNTKIKTTCIADQFILTIDNNIMKVLNIAHTKDTNEVVFIGKIFQSKKPFYEEPLSSDTFNIYIIDNLSNELCWIPMKNLKKKVMLLEKCNETIALPIIHSINDD; from the exons atgACAAGTGAAAGAACAAAAAGGAGAAGAGTTAAGGAAGAGCTAGAATCTATGCAGTTTGAtcttaacttttcaaaattgcAAAAGAAAAGACAACATACTTATTGTAAAGAAGTGAATGTGAATGatgattttattactaataatctgCATAACAAATACTATGAAGAAAACATCAGTACTCCaatatgtaatagttataaacaaaatattgaagaaaattGTTTCAGTCCTGGAACAACATTTTGTAAT tttcctGAGAATAATGCTGCATTTAATGAACCAATTGAAACTATTAATGAATGTGATTTATTCAAGCGTAATTTGTGTCAGTGGGcagtaaattttaacataaatcataatgctTTGGATGGattattggttattttgaaaaatgtgtcAACATTATCACAACTTCCTAAAGATTCACGTAGTATTTTAGATACCAGAAAAATGAACGAGACACAGTGCTTAACTACAATAAATCCTGGTTTATATTACCATTTTGGTTTGAAATCAGCTATTttggaacattttaaatttatttcaacaaataatatagatGTTATCAAAATAGTTATTGGCATTGATGGCTTGCCAATCTCAAAAAGTAGTGCAAGTCAATTATGGCCCATTTTGGGGTATATACGCCCATTCAAGAATTCTGTGTTTCCAATTGGTATATACTGGGGCCATGAAAAGCCTGaagattctaatttatatttaaaacaattttgtgtaGAAGCTAAAGAGTTATTGACAAATGGAGTTAATATTAATGGAgtgatttttaaagttttaatcgaTGGATTTTCTCTAGACGCCCCGGCTAAGTCGTTTGTGCTAAAAGTCAAGGGTCACAGTGGTTATGATTCGTGCACCCGGTGCATAGAAGAAGGcgagtatttgaaaaatagatcATGTTTTCCATACACAGCAAGTAGTGAAAAAAAACGCACACATGACGACTACATCAGTATGAAATATGAAGAACATCATGTTGGGAATACAATCTCAATTTTATCAGATTTACCTGGTGTAAATATTGTTGATGCATTTGCGTTAGATTACATGCATCTTGTTTGCATaggtattatgaaaaaattaatccaATTATGGATGAACAAAGGACCATTGAACGTTCGTATACCTAGTtctgttgtaaaaataatatcagacCAATTGGTATCATTTAAAAAGAGTGTCCCTTGTGATTTTTCCCGAAAACCCAGGGCCTTAAATGAATTACCAAGATTTAAGGCCACAGAACTGCGTCAAATCCTTTTGTATACTGGACAGGTCGTTTTCAAAGACAGCATAAACAGCAACTGTTATATGCATTTCATGGCACTTAACATAGCTATGACCATATTATTAAgtgataatatgaaaaaaaagtacatacATTTTGCTAGAAATTTActcaaatattttgttcaaaattttgaaaatctctATGGCAGACATTTTATTTCGCATAATGTTCATGGGCTTTTACATATCTCTGATGACTATACCAATTTTGGCCCTATCGACAACATAAGTGCGTTtccttttgaaaattatatgaagtccctcaaaaaaattataaaaaaacacgaTAAACCActacaacaaataattaaaagattctatgaacaaaaaaatgtaaatactcctaaaaatactaatacagaaattatttttaaaaatgaacacaCAAATGGACCTatgttaaatgatttaatagcaccacaatttaaaattgtccatttacttaatacaaaaattaaaacaacatgTATAGCTgatcaatttatattaactatagataataatattatgaaagtcTTAAACATAGCTCATACCAAAGATACCAATGAAGTAGTTTTTATTGGGAAAATATTCCAAtctaaaaaaccattttatgaAGAACCACTAAGCTcagatacttttaatatttatattattgataatttatctaATGAACTATGTTGGATtccaatgaaaaatttaaaaaaaaaggttatgttattggaaaaatgtaatgaaacaaTAGCTTTGCCtattatacattcaattaatgatgattaa